A single genomic interval of Cucumis sativus cultivar 9930 chromosome 5, Cucumber_9930_V3, whole genome shotgun sequence harbors:
- the LOC116403999 gene encoding protein terminal ear1 homolog, which translates to MIKNIPNQFKRKDLLQLLDSYCQMMNQQRDSRPGFCYTEYDFVYLPMDFMRSWYEGKVSNLGYAFVNFTTSKAATQFSDVYHNYKWDVNVNRKICEITEARIQGKEALKNAFKHKIFWCRNDQYLPVMLFPASNGRRRYRRVNVGRRIPRLPRKPLKKV; encoded by the exons ATGATTAAAAACATCCCGAATCAGTTCAA GAGGAAGGATCTTCTTCAGTTATTAGACAGTTACTGTCAAATGATGAACCAACAGAGGGATTCTCGACCTGGTTTCTGTTATACCGAATATGATTTCGTTTATTTGCCTATGGATTTCATG AGATCATGGTACGAAGGAAAAGTATCGAATTTGGGTTATGCGTTCGTGAACTTCACTACGTCGAAAGCAGCAACACAGTTCAGTGATGTGTATCATAATTACAAATGGGATGTTAATGTGAACAGGAAGATCTGTGAGATTACTGAGGCTAGGATTCAG GGCAAGGAAGCCCTAAAGAATGCATTCAAGCACAAAATCTTCTGGTGTCGCAACGATCAATATCTGCCTGTAATGTTATTTCCAGCAAGCAATGGTCGACGTCGATACAGAAGGGTTAACGTGGGAAGGCGTATACCTCGTCTTCCTCGCAAGCCACTCAAGAAAGTTTGA